The Primulina tabacum isolate GXHZ01 chromosome 16, ASM2559414v2, whole genome shotgun sequence genome window below encodes:
- the LOC142528340 gene encoding uncharacterized protein LOC142528340: MPFGLTNAPCSLHGPNEQSLQAIPGPVHSGHVISEAGVSVDPKKVEAITEWPKPRNATDIRSFLGLAGYYRKFVKDHQSLKYLFTQKELNMRQRRWIELLKDYDLTISYHPSKANKVADALSRKSESKITLASLSARPCLQETVKLNQDRDPELKKPKGQVESGKSQDLQIDDKGVMWIKGRLCVPDSDNFRQEILSEAHKSKFSVHPGSTKMYRDHKMNFWWNGMKRDVAEFVSKCQVCQQVKAEHQRPGGLLQPLEIPEWKWEHISMDFVIGLPKSRQGQDGIWAAQDRQKSWADLKRRPVGFNVGEKAYVKASPMKGVVRFSKAGKLNPRYVGLFEILEKVGTLAYRLALPPSMSRIHNVFHVSQLRKYISDPSHMLEAEPLMIESNLGEELKYEKVPIRIVDTKDQVLRRRIIPYVKVQWSNITEREATLELEERMRNQYPYLFIDQVNPSFEDETSHKEGGM, translated from the exons atgccgtttgggttgaccaaCGCGCCTTGCAGCCTTCatggacctaatgaacagaGTCTTCAAGCCATTCCTGGACCAGTTCATAGCg GACACGTAATCTCTGaagcaggagtatcagtggatcccaagaAAGTCGAGGCAATTACAGAGTGGCCAAAACCTAGGAACGCCACAGACATCAGGAGCTTTCTTGGACTGGCAGGGTATTACAGAAAGTTTGTCAAAG atcaccaGAGTCTCAAGTACCtgttcacccaaaaagaactgaacatgaggcaaaggcgaTGGATCGAACTGCTGAAGGATTACGACCTGACTATCAGTTACCATCCGAGTAAAGCGAACAAGGTGGCCGATGCTCTGAGTCGGAAAAGTGAGAGCAAGATTACTCTGGCCTCTCTCTCCGCGAGACCATGTCTGCAagagaccgtcaagttaaaccagGATCGAGACCCTGAGCTAAAGAAACCTAAGGGACAAGTTGAAAGCGGGAAGTCTCAAGATCTACAAATTGATGACAAAGGAGTCATGTGGATAAAAGGACGACTGTGTGTACCAGACAGCGATAACTTTCGCCAAGAAATACTGTCAGAAGCACACAAGtccaaattttcagtccatccagggagtacaaaaatgtacagGGACCATAAGATGAATTTttggtggaatggaatgaaaaGAGACGTGGCAGAATTTGTCTCTAAATGCCAAGTgtgtcaacaggtcaaagcagagcaccaaCGACCTGGAGGATTATTGCAACCTTTGGAAATAcccgaatggaaatgggagcatatctCAATGGACTTTGTGATAGGGTTACCAAAGTCGAGGCAAGGTCAAgacggaatatgg gcagctcaagatcgacaaaagagttgggcagatctgaAAAGAAGGCCAGTGGGATTCAACGTTGGTGAGAAGGCCTACGTAAAAGCGTCACCTATGAAAGGAGTTGTCCGATTCAGTAAAGCTGGGAAGCTAAACCCCCGTTATGTAGGACTctttgagattttggaaaagGTGGGCACACTAGCATACAGATTGGCCCTGCCACCAAGCATGTCTAGAATTCACAACGTTTTCCACGTGTCCCAACTACGGAAATACATCTCGGACCCAAGCCACATGTTGGAAGCAGAACCGCTCATGATCGAAAGTAACTTGGGAGAAGAGCTGAAGTACGAAAAAGTTCCCATTAGAATCGTGGACACCAAGGACCAAGTACTAAGACGACGaatcattccctacgtcaaggtaCAATGGTCTAACATCACCGAAAGAGAAGCCACGTTGGAGTTAGAAGAAAGGATGAGAAACCAATACCCGTACCTCTTCATAGACCAAGTCaatccaagtttcgaggacgaaacttcccataaggagggagggatgtaa
- the LOC142528341 gene encoding transcription factor MYB92-like gives MVKNQLSMKRGPWNNEDDENESFVRKDQKLETCNPASFSKRSGLRSSSGKISRQRWSNEEKGVDPRDNNFTPQEEEFVIKLHAAIGSRWPIIAQQLPGRTEIDVKILWNSKLRKKLSAMGIDPVTHKPFSQILADYGNIAAFPKDRVQIALDSARNPFILKQEQPQRHQQSTFDFCSPICAINMVTDTSKYTNTSNCNMAQTLTTDHVSSSEISSSLDRELSSFCWSDFLLDDELLTSNEEGDKKNLGILEQKCDAIADFGGNGMRLINNGFEASSSSSNGSFVEAMIEHQDEIIFSQFPGFYEEPFNL, from the exons ATGGTGAAAAATCAGCTTTCCATGAAAAGGGGTCCTTGGAATAATGAAGATGATGAGAATGAAAGCTTTGTTAGAAAAGACCAAAAGCTAGAGACATGTAACCCGGCAAGCTTCTCCAAGAGATCAG GATTGAGAAGTAGTAGTGGGAAAATTAGCAGGCAAAGGTGGAGTAATGAAGAGAAAGGAGTGGATCCAAGGGATAACAATTTCACCCCTCAAGAGGAGGAGTTTGTCATTAAGCTGCATGCGGCCATTGGTAGCAG ATGGCCCATAATAGCACAACAACTGCCGGGGCGAACCGAAATCGACGTGAAAATCCTATGGAACAGCAAACTAAGAAAGAAGCTATCTGCAATGGGAATCGATCCCGTTACGCATAAACCTTTCTCCCAAATCCTTGCAGATTATGGAAACATTGCTGCTTTCCCTAAAGACCGAGTACAAATCGCCCTAGATTCGGCCAGGAATCCGTTCATCTTGAAACAAGAACAACCACAAAGACATCAACAGAGTACTTTTGATTTTTGCTCCCCAATTTGTGCCATAAATATGGTCACAGATACCTCAAAGTACACGAACACATCTAATTGTAACATGGCGCAAACTCTTACAACGGATCATGTTTCTTCATCTGAAATATCGTCTTCATTGGATCGCGAATTATCGAGCTTCTGTTGGAGTGATTTTCTTCTTGATGATGAGCTCTTGACATCAAATGAAGAGGGTGATAAAAAAAATCTGGGAATACTCGAACAAAAATGTGATGCAATTGCGGATTTTGGAGGAAATGGGATGAGACTGATCAACAATGGGTTCGAAGCATCATCGTCATCTTCCAATGGTTCGTTTGTGGAAGCCATGATCGAGCATCAAGATGAGATCATTTTCTCGCAGTTCCCTGGATTTTACGAAGAACCATTTAATCTATGA
- the LOC142529071 gene encoding transcription factor MYB1R1-like, whose product MSMLSDSPSAAVSGGGSGSLGCVGSGEIILFGVRVKVDPMRKSVSMNNLSEYEPVNGDKANTNSNPRNDFTKLVVEEDGGAAGYATADDALLHPVHGNRERKRGVPWTEEEHKLFLVGLQNVGKGDWRGISRNYVKTRTPTQVASHAQKYFIRRSNVNRRRRRTSLFDITTDSVTAMQTEEDGSHQERPAQPVPPPTAPSVPLASNMNGFYTVPFPVTVGPVMLSMQGGNPMENPTSCQSGRVNKSPAMLQMPTSSIMIDLNLNQQVPFEPSPISLRLSLSYGQDQLLTRDNPAFQVIPGFKNGDTLITVT is encoded by the exons ATGTCAATGCTCAGCGACTCTCCGTCAGCTGCCGTGAGCGGTGGCGGAAGTGGCTCCCTCGGCTGTGTGGGCAGCGGCGAGATTATTCTGTTTGGTGTGAGAGTGAAAGTTGATCCCATGAGGAAGAGCGTGAGTATGAACAATCTCTCCGAATACGAGCCGGTCAATGGTGATAAGGCCAATACGAATAGCAATCCGAGAAATGATTTTACTAAGTTGGTTGTCGAGGAAGACGGCGGAGCGGCTGGCTACGCGACGGCTGATGATGCTCTGCTGCATCCGGTTCACGGGAATCGTGAGCGTAAGCGAG GAGTCCCATGGACAGAGGAAGAACACAAGCTATTCCTTGTTGGATTGCAGAATGTTGGGAAAGGGGACTGGAGAGGAATCTCTAGAAATTATGTCAAGACTCGCACACCGACCCAAGTGGCTAGCCATGCCCAGAAATACTTTATCCGCCGGAGCAACGTCAATCGCCGCCGCCGTCGCACTAGCTTATTTGATATCACCACCGATTCG GTCACTGCAATGCAAACTGAAGAGGATGGTAGCCACCAAGAGCGCCCTGCTCAGCCAGTTCCACCACCAACCGCACCATCTGTGCCTTTGGCTTCCAACATGAACGGATTCTATACCGTGCCTTTCCCGGTTACTGTTGGCCCAGTTATGTTGTCAATGCAAGGTGGGAATCCAATGGAAAATCCAACTTCGTGCCAAAGTGGTCGAGTGAACAAGTCACCAGCAATGCTCCAGATGCCAACTTCTTCAATAATGATAGATCTTAACTTAAATCAGCAAGTGCCATTCGAGCCATCACCAATATCTTTGAGGTTGTCCCTCTCATACGGACAGGATCAGCTCTTAACAAGGGACAACCCAGCATTCCAGGTGATCCCAGGCTTCAAGAATGGCGATACTCTTATCACTGTCACTTGA